The Mytilus galloprovincialis chromosome 7, xbMytGall1.hap1.1, whole genome shotgun sequence genome has a window encoding:
- the LOC143082809 gene encoding PDZ and LIM domain protein 4-like — MATVQIQKSGGQPWGFRLAGGRDFNVPLQVKKVESGSPAAGVLAPGDSIIGIGNSDARGMTHMQAHQTIRGSGNYLQLTVVKGHGGMDRLSSIKPKGPVKFSPWKAQSAQ; from the exons ATGGCGACGGTTCAGATACAGAAGAGCGGCGGACAACCGTGGGGATTTCGGTTAGCAGGAGGACGGGATTTTAATGTACCACTTCAAGTAAAGAAG GTTGAATCTGGTAGTCCAGCGGCCGGTGTTTTAGCTCCTGGTGATTCTATAATAGGTATCGGAAACTCCGATGCCAGGGGCATGACACATATGCAGGCACACCAGACAATTCGAGGATCAGGAAATTATCTACAGCTTACAGTTGTTAA AGGACACGGCGGAATGGATAGACTATCTTCTATAAAACCGAAAGGTCCCGTCAAATTCTCACCTTGGAAAGCACAATCAGCACaatga